The following proteins are co-located in the Shouchella hunanensis genome:
- a CDS encoding hemolysin family protein, whose translation MFVAIILLFIASSFFSGSETALTATNKIKLQTKAAQGDKKSERLLKLVNNAEEFIPGILIANNVPNIILPSLVTIVAIDYGLNVGIATGVLTVLIIIFAEVLPKSVAAAYPQKISYAVYPLTNLLLKILKPFTFLLNAFTRLVIRLLGKNAGTEATFSKEEMRAMVDIGHIEGTFKNDEVYRLKGMLDFEQLNVADVLQTPRIDVQGLPADSTFEEAKEIILNNQYTRYPVYEEDIDHIIGVFHSKFVLKWSQEPTKPLKEMADLQPLYVYEFHPVNRVFQKMLQEKKHFAIVLDEYGGTEGIITHEDLIEAMIGQDIEDETDVDDVLIEEQSDSRLVCDGKISLRRLNNVFHVNIPEEEDNLASFLIQQFGYLPTAGEQLDYKELRFEILDMDDKKVDRVQLTKKIDPMLNNTNSRGS comes from the coding sequence ATATTCGTTGCGATTATCCTTTTATTTATTGCATCAAGTTTCTTTTCTGGTAGTGAAACGGCTCTAACTGCAACAAATAAAATTAAACTACAAACGAAAGCGGCTCAAGGAGATAAAAAATCCGAGCGTTTATTAAAGCTAGTAAATAACGCGGAAGAATTCATTCCAGGCATCCTTATTGCAAATAACGTCCCAAATATTATTCTTCCATCACTTGTAACCATTGTTGCCATTGATTATGGGTTAAATGTCGGTATTGCGACTGGTGTATTAACAGTCTTAATTATCATTTTCGCAGAAGTACTCCCTAAATCTGTGGCTGCGGCTTACCCACAGAAAATTTCCTATGCTGTATACCCGCTTACCAATTTATTACTGAAAATTTTAAAGCCTTTTACCTTTCTTCTTAATGCATTCACACGTCTTGTCATTCGATTGCTTGGCAAAAATGCCGGGACAGAAGCGACTTTTTCGAAAGAGGAAATGCGTGCAATGGTGGATATTGGTCATATAGAAGGTACGTTCAAAAATGATGAAGTGTATCGTTTAAAAGGGATGCTCGACTTTGAACAGCTAAATGTGGCAGATGTTCTACAAACACCACGAATCGACGTACAAGGATTACCAGCCGACAGTACATTTGAAGAAGCAAAAGAAATCATATTGAACAACCAATATACACGATACCCTGTTTACGAAGAGGATATTGACCATATAATCGGTGTCTTCCATTCAAAGTTTGTATTGAAATGGAGCCAAGAACCCACAAAACCCCTTAAAGAAATGGCAGATTTACAGCCACTCTATGTCTATGAATTTCATCCAGTCAACCGTGTCTTCCAAAAAATGTTACAAGAAAAGAAGCATTTTGCCATTGTATTAGACGAATACGGTGGGACAGAAGGGATCATTACACATGAAGATTTAATTGAAGCGATGATTGGCCAAGATATTGAAGATGAAACAGATGTTGACGATGTCTTAATTGAAGAACAGTCAGACTCACGTCTTGTCTGCGACGGCAAAATCTCCCTTCGTCGATTAAATAACGTCTTTCATGTCAACATCCCAGAAGAAGAAGATAATCTAGCCAGTTTCCTGATTCAGCAATTCGGCTATTTGCCTACAGCTGGAGAACAACTTGATTATAAGGAACTACGCTTCGAGATCTTGGATATGGACGACAAAAAAGTAGATCGCGTTCAACTTACTAAAAAAATTGATCCTATGCTCAATAATACAAACAGCCGAGGTAGCTAG